A window from Corynebacterium accolens encodes these proteins:
- a CDS encoding glycosyltransferase 87 family protein, translating to MSRTDNKSLWTTALPLILSALAALWWIIDIPALFSGDFRAFYHIDLDVYREGGAGFGSDLYNRDYFVGTDRNVSLPFTYPPFAALLFAPLQWIPLTAAAVVITVLSVLALWVCIALVLRTLNCQQWAAWWLFAAMLAEPITQTFSFGQINILLTALVVIDLLWVKKTRGILTGIAIAIKLTPAVFLAVFFVRREWKAFFTTLGSFVAAGLIAFVANPHSSIEYWTSTLRDSERIGGLAYSANQSLRGLFTRLSPNNAETLWLVGVIVVIAIVWFAMERLSHGNQVVLMLLAASVSLLCSPVSWSHHFTWLVLVGIYLVASRRWILAALTWLALFARGHWQVPHTEDQELDWTWWQHIVGNDYVIITVLLVACSLPLALRRGGAYRSAAEPASSQG from the coding sequence GTGAGCCGAACCGATAATAAATCCCTGTGGACCACCGCCCTCCCCCTAATCCTGTCAGCGCTTGCCGCCCTGTGGTGGATTATCGATATTCCTGCCTTATTCTCCGGTGATTTTCGCGCCTTTTACCACATTGACCTCGATGTTTACCGCGAAGGCGGGGCCGGATTCGGCAGCGACCTTTATAACCGCGACTATTTCGTAGGCACCGACCGCAACGTCTCTCTCCCATTTACCTACCCACCGTTTGCGGCCCTGCTCTTCGCCCCGCTCCAGTGGATCCCCCTCACCGCTGCCGCCGTGGTGATCACGGTCCTCTCCGTGCTCGCCTTGTGGGTCTGCATTGCGCTGGTATTGCGTACCCTCAACTGCCAACAATGGGCGGCGTGGTGGCTTTTTGCCGCCATGCTGGCCGAGCCAATTACGCAGACCTTTAGCTTTGGCCAAATCAATATCCTGCTCACCGCACTCGTGGTCATTGATTTGCTATGGGTGAAAAAGACCCGCGGCATCCTGACCGGCATCGCCATCGCCATCAAGCTCACCCCGGCGGTCTTTTTGGCTGTCTTCTTCGTCCGACGCGAATGGAAGGCCTTCTTTACCACCCTGGGTTCCTTCGTGGCCGCCGGCCTCATCGCCTTTGTTGCCAATCCGCATAGCTCGATTGAGTATTGGACCTCTACCCTGCGCGATTCCGAGCGCATCGGCGGCCTAGCCTATAGCGCCAACCAATCCTTGCGCGGCTTGTTTACCCGCCTCAGCCCCAATAACGCAGAAACCCTGTGGCTCGTTGGCGTCATCGTCGTCATCGCGATCGTGTGGTTTGCCATGGAGCGCCTGTCTCACGGTAACCAGGTTGTGCTCATGCTCCTGGCAGCCTCCGTATCGCTGCTGTGCTCCCCCGTATCGTGGTCGCACCACTTCACCTGGCTGGTTTTAGTGGGCATCTACCTAGTGGCCAGCCGCCGCTGGATTCTCGCCGCTCTCACCTGGCTGGCGCTTTTCGCCCGCGGCCACTGGCAGGTTCCGCATACCGAGGACCAAGAGCTGGATTGGACGTGGTGGCAGCACATCGTTGGCAATGACTACGTCATCATCACCGTGTTGTTGGTTGCTTGTTCGCTACCATTGGCTCTACGGCGGGGCGGCGCCTACCGATCCGCGGCGGAACCAGCGTCCAGCCAAGGATAG
- a CDS encoding ROK family protein: MLENNSADLTIGFDVGGTNVRGGVITRDGEILASRTMPTSGDPRQLNDDLVAIVEELRADYPVGAVGLAVAGFLDPECETVRFAPHLPWRNAPVRRNLAERLGLHVRLEHDANSAAWGEWRFGAGRGAKDWVFFAVGTGIGATLMTHDTIYRGAFGTAPEFGHIVVVPNGRQCSCGKRGCLERYASGTALPDTARELRPDYETSLPPYPTGEQVARAARGGDPLGIAVMENFGQWLGQGLSIVSDVLDPELIVIGGGVSQDADMYLEEATAAMGRDIVGAGHRPLARVATAELGSAAGMIGVADLARRGH, from the coding sequence ATGCTTGAAAACAACTCCGCCGATCTTACTATCGGCTTCGATGTCGGTGGCACCAATGTGCGCGGTGGAGTAATCACTCGAGACGGGGAAATCCTTGCGAGTCGCACCATGCCAACCTCGGGGGATCCGCGCCAGCTTAATGATGACCTGGTAGCGATCGTCGAGGAGCTGCGCGCGGACTACCCCGTGGGCGCGGTGGGCCTTGCCGTGGCGGGATTTTTAGACCCAGAGTGTGAGACAGTCCGCTTCGCCCCGCACCTGCCGTGGCGGAATGCCCCGGTCCGGAGAAACCTCGCGGAACGCTTGGGGCTGCATGTCCGGCTGGAGCATGATGCCAACTCCGCTGCTTGGGGAGAATGGCGCTTTGGCGCGGGGCGCGGCGCGAAGGATTGGGTGTTTTTTGCCGTTGGCACCGGCATTGGCGCTACCTTGATGACTCACGACACCATCTACCGAGGCGCCTTTGGCACTGCTCCGGAATTTGGTCATATCGTCGTGGTGCCGAATGGCAGGCAGTGCTCGTGCGGCAAACGAGGCTGCTTGGAGCGCTATGCCTCAGGCACGGCCCTGCCGGATACCGCGCGCGAACTGCGGCCAGACTATGAGACCTCCTTGCCGCCGTATCCCACCGGTGAGCAGGTTGCACGCGCGGCACGTGGGGGAGACCCACTCGGTATTGCGGTAATGGAGAACTTTGGACAGTGGTTGGGCCAAGGCTTATCCATCGTGTCTGATGTGCTCGATCCGGAGCTCATTGTCATTGGCGGCGGGGTGTCCCAAGATGCGGATATGTACTTAGAGGAAGCCACCGCTGCCATGGGCCGGGATATAGTCGGCGCTGGACATCGCCCCCTTGCTCGCGTTGCAACCGCGGAATTGGGTTCGGCAGCAGGTATGATTGGCGTAGCTGACCTGGCCCGCCGCGGCCACTAG
- a CDS encoding protein kinase domain-containing protein, which yields MTRLEIGDVLEDRYRIDRPIARGGMSTVYRCVDMRLGRQVAAKVMDERYDDDPVFIKRFSREARAMARLQHPNLVAIHDFSADGEPIYLIMELIDGGTLRELLAEGGPLTVPAALSTLRSVLQGLTEVHSTGLIHRDIKPDNVLITSHHRVKLGDFGLVRATNAQATSNMIVGTVSYLAPEQVTGEDITPATDVYSAGIVLFELLTGTVPFSGDTPIAHATARLYDDVPAPSTRAEGVPKLVDALVATATARDPRERFADAGEFLDAIEDICRELDLPTVTIPVPRNAAAARTAQTPTDYSGIGATDVFEPTRTIPQGATEHLDGGPTEVIPPEPEPDPPQPDFETRLDXPQAPADDXPEPPLAPAPAPAPAPAPXPAPAPAAGVGAAAHSPAQPPAQAAEEEPAERPLTNRHPASLLVFLLAVAVATGAVAISGXWFGSSYYEGTPSLWV from the coding sequence ATGACTAGGTTGGAAATTGGTGACGTGTTGGAAGACCGTTACCGCATCGATCGCCCCATCGCCCGCGGCGGTATGTCTACCGTCTATCGCTGCGTGGATATGCGCTTGGGCCGCCAAGTGGCCGCAAAGGTCATGGATGAGCGCTATGACGATGACCCGGTTTTTATCAAGCGTTTTTCCCGCGAGGCCCGCGCGATGGCGCGTTTGCAGCACCCCAACCTCGTGGCCATTCATGATTTTTCCGCCGATGGCGAGCCCATTTACCTCATCATGGAGCTTATCGATGGCGGCACTTTGCGGGAGCTGCTTGCCGAAGGCGGCCCGCTTACCGTTCCTGCCGCATTATCGACGCTGCGCAGCGTGCTCCAAGGCTTAACCGAGGTGCACTCCACGGGGCTTATCCACCGCGATATTAAGCCGGATAACGTGCTCATTACCTCGCATCACCGGGTGAAATTGGGCGATTTCGGCTTGGTCCGTGCGACGAATGCGCAGGCCACCTCGAATATGATCGTCGGCACCGTCTCGTACTTGGCACCGGAACAGGTCACCGGCGAGGATATAACCCCCGCTACCGACGTGTATTCGGCCGGCATCGTGCTTTTTGAGCTCCTGACCGGAACCGTGCCCTTCTCCGGGGATACCCCGATCGCGCACGCCACCGCGCGCCTCTACGATGATGTTCCCGCCCCATCCACGCGCGCTGAGGGCGTGCCCAAGCTTGTCGATGCCCTCGTGGCCACCGCCACCGCCCGCGATCCCCGCGAGCGCTTTGCCGATGCCGGGGAGTTCCTCGATGCCATCGAAGATATTTGCCGGGAGTTGGATCTGCCCACGGTGACCATCCCGGTTCCCCGCAATGCGGCCGCCGCGCGCACCGCGCAAACGCCGACGGATTATTCCGGCATCGGCGCCACGGATGTATTTGAGCCCACGCGGACCATCCCGCAAGGCGCTACCGAGCATTTAGACGGCGGGCCCACCGAGGTCATTCCCCCTGAGCCCGAGCCGGATCCGCCGCAGCCAGACTTTGAAACGCGCCTCGATGYCCCCCAGGCGCCCGCCGACGATYCCCCCGAGCCGCCGCTGGCTCCTGCYCCAGCMCCAGCGCCGGCCCCGGCYCCTGYCCCCGCCCCAGCACCCGCTGCGGGCGTGGGTGCAGCAGCACATTCTCCCGCGCAGCCGCCGGCACAGGCGGCAGAAGAAGAACCCGCCGAGCGGCCCCTGACCAATCGCCATCCCGCCTCACTGCTGGTCTTTCTCCTCGCAGTGGCGGTGGCTACCGGTGCGGTCGCTATCAGCGGGKGGTGGTTTGGTTCCTCCTACTACGAAGGAACCCCTTCCCTCTGGGTCTAG
- a CDS encoding class II 3-deoxy-7-phosphoheptulonate synthase: protein MSWTVDIPQSVLPDLPPLPEGIEEVFQDVIKRDAKQQPSWDPTQADNVRKILESVPPIVVAPEIEKLKLQLADVALGNAFLLQGGDCAETFESNTEPHIRGNVKTLLQMAVVLTYGASVPVVKLGRIAGQYAKPRSSDTDANGLLNYRGDIVNGVDPTDEDRRHDPARMIRAYANSSAAMNLVRSLTSSGTADLYRLHEWNREFVRKSRAGARYQDLAREIENGLKFMNACGVQDSTLHSADIYCSHEALLKDYERSMLRLGQDDNGDTKLYDLSAHQVWIGERTRGLDDFHVNFAAMIGNPVGIKLGPGATPEQAVEYAEKLDPNREPGRLTIISRMGHDKVRSVLPPIIKAVEDSGHTVVWQSDPMHGNTFXSXNGXXTRHFDKIVDEVQGFFEVHRDLGTHPGGVHLEFTGEDVTECLGGAEDITDLDLPGRYESAVDPRLNTQQSLELSFLIAEMLRN from the coding sequence GTGAGTTGGACAGTAGATATTCCCCAAAGTGTTCTGCCTGATCTTCCGCCCTTGCCTGAGGGCATTGAGGAGGTCTTCCAGGACGTCATCAAGCGCGATGCAAAGCAACAGCCCAGTTGGGATCCCACCCAAGCCGATAACGTGCGCAAGATTCTCGAGTCGGTGCCACCCATCGTGGTTGCCCCAGAGATTGAGAAGCTCAAGCTGCAGCTTGCCGATGTCGCACTAGGCAACGCCTTCCTGTTGCAAGGCGGCGATTGCGCCGAGACCTTTGAATCGAATACCGAACCGCATATTCGCGGCAACGTTAAGACCCTGCTGCAGATGGCCGTCGTATTGACCTATGGCGCGTCCGTTCCAGTGGTGAAGCTGGGGCGCATTGCTGGGCAGTACGCCAAGCCGCGTTCCTCGGATACGGACGCGAATGGCCTGTTGAATTACCGCGGGGACATCGTCAATGGCGTGGACCCCACCGATGAGGATCGCCGCCACGATCCTGCCCGCATGATCCGTGCTTACGCTAACTCTTCTGCCGCCATGAACTTGGTGCGCTCTTTGACCTCCTCCGGCACCGCGGATCTCTACCGCCTGCACGAATGGAACCGCGAGTTCGTCCGGAAATCGCGCGCCGGTGCCCGCTACCAAGACTTGGCCCGCGAGATTGAAAATGGCTTGAAGTTCATGAATGCGTGCGGCGTGCAGGACTCCACCCTGCACTCGGCGGATATTTACTGCTCGCACGAGGCGCTGCTCAAGGATTATGAGCGTTCCATGCTGCGCTTGGGCCAAGATGATAATGGCGATACCAAGCTCTATGACCTCTCCGCGCACCAGGTGTGGATTGGTGAGCGCACCCGTGGGCTGGATGACTTCCACGTTAATTTCGCCGCCATGATCGGCAACCCAGTGGGCATCAAGCTCGGACCTGGAGCCACGCCTGAGCAGGCCGTGGAATACGCCGAAAAGCTAGATCCCAACCGCGAGCCTGGCCGCCTGACCATCATCTCCCGCATGGGCCACGACAAGGTTCGTAGCGTCTTGCCGCCCATCATCAAGGCCGTCGAAGATTCTGGGCACACCGTGGTCTGGCAGTCCGACCCCATGCACGGCAATACCTTTMCCTCGYCCAACGGGWACAASACCCGCCACTTCGACAAGATCGTCGACGAGGTGCAGGGCTTTTTCGAGGTACACCGCGATTTGGGCACCCACCCGGGCGGCGTGCACCTCGAGTTCACCGGCGAAGACGTGACGGAATGCCTCGGTGGCGCCGAGGACATCACCGACCTGGACCTGCCGGGCCGCTATGAATCCGCCGTGGATCCGCGCCTGAATACGCAGCAGTCCCTCGAGCTCTCGTTCCTCATCGCTGAGATGCTGCGGAACTAG
- a CDS encoding polyadenylate-specific 3'-exoribonuclease AS: MRYFYDTEFIEDGKTIELVSIGIVGENGSEYYAVSTDFDPSKANSWVKENVLAKLPSPQDSAWKPASTIRTEILEFLTRSSTPIELWAWVGAYDHVVLAQLWGDMASFPKRLPRYTRELKQLWEFAGRPSLPAVPKGNHDALVDARHNLVKFRACTEVLPLSKGNRINF, encoded by the coding sequence GTGCGTTACTTCTATGACACCGAATTTATCGAGGATGGCAAGACCATTGAATTGGTCTCCATCGGCATCGTCGGTGAGAACGGAAGTGAATATTATGCCGTATCCACGGATTTTGACCCGTCCAAGGCCAACTCTTGGGTTAAGGAAAACGTCTTGGCCAAACTGCCCAGTCCCCAGGATTCCGCATGGAAGCCGGCGAGCACCATCCGCACGGAAATCCTGGAGTTTCTAACGCGCAGCTCTACGCCCATTGAATTGTGGGCGTGGGTCGGCGCGTATGACCACGTGGTATTGGCGCAGCTGTGGGGCGACATGGCGAGTTTTCCCAAGCGCCTGCCGCGCTATACTCGCGAGCTAAAGCAGCTGTGGGAGTTCGCCGGGCGTCCTAGCTTGCCGGCCGTGCCTAAGGGCAACCACGATGCGCTTGTCGATGCCCGCCATAACCTCGTCAAATTCCGCGCCTGCACCGAGGTCTTGCCCTTGTCCAAGGGTAATAGAATCAATTTCTAG
- a CDS encoding Rv2175c family DNA-binding protein, whose protein sequence is MADPLGRVKVGGVTNAENSLNSLLAGEELLSMQQVADKLGLPITRAYDLLQDRKFIVWDSPEGKRVPLAFFNDKGSIAKHITGVITVLTDGGYDDEEILRHLFTADDSLPGRPIDALHGHLAREVIRRAQASAF, encoded by the coding sequence ATGGCCGATCCCCTAGGCCGCGTTAAAGTAGGTGGCGTGACTAACGCAGAAAACTCCCTGAATTCCTTATTGGCCGGCGAAGAGCTGCTCAGCATGCAGCAGGTGGCAGACAAGCTAGGCCTTCCCATCACGCGCGCCTATGACCTGCTCCAGGACCGCAAATTCATTGTCTGGGACTCGCCCGAAGGCAAGCGCGTGCCGCTCGCATTTTTCAATGACAAGGGGAGCATCGCCAAGCATATCACTGGCGTTATCACCGTGCTTACCGATGGCGGCTATGACGACGAAGAAATCCTGCGCCACCTTTTTACCGCAGATGATTCCCTGCCTGGCCGGCCAATCGACGCCCTGCACGGGCACCTGGCGCGCGAGGTCATTCGGCGGGCTCAGGCGTCTGCTTTTTAG
- a CDS encoding acyltransferase family protein, whose protein sequence is MVLLHITLKVPGAEQTWLASLNTYLDPLRLPLFFLVSGYFSYKVFRYSFAELFTRRLWFFLIPYLVWMSVEHMTKQLEYQWVFGDSSMGMTEMLQNLLLGHTMAWFIHALILFNLFLWCVRKLPAWAGIGLSFTPVIFIAWQEQFQFIGKAIMFLPIFVGAAYLREPITRFAAAAEEVFHGSWTVRSVGAYAAAIGAYCAGLALRHAWDGNEADIAFNWPLLGADFLGWGDINLLVRFVEQVLEVPAGIIGAVLISHIPWIAEGVKFVGRHTLPIYLSHPIGLTVGYGYYMAHHDYAVSLAGSWPLENTWFWIAMCFIFTAISSLALWALGKVPILGWTLVPPRIGRRRPAVEPMVANKQPTTR, encoded by the coding sequence GTGGTGCTCCTACACATCACGCTGAAGGTGCCAGGAGCCGAACAAACGTGGCTAGCAAGTCTCAATACCTATCTCGACCCCCTGCGCCTTCCCCTGTTCTTTCTGGTCTCCGGCTACTTCTCTTATAAAGTCTTTCGTTACAGTTTCGCGGAGTTATTTACCCGCCGGCTCTGGTTTTTCCTCATTCCTTATTTGGTGTGGATGTCCGTGGAGCATATGACCAAACAGCTGGAATACCAGTGGGTTTTCGGTGACTCCTCCATGGGTATGACCGAGATGCTGCAAAATCTTTTACTTGGCCATACGATGGCGTGGTTTATCCACGCGCTCATTTTGTTCAACCTATTTCTGTGGTGCGTGCGCAAATTGCCTGCGTGGGCGGGCATCGGGCTGAGCTTTACCCCCGTTATTTTTATTGCCTGGCAGGAACAGTTTCAGTTTATTGGCAAGGCCATTATGTTCCTTCCCATCTTTGTAGGCGCCGCCTACCTTCGCGAACCGATTACCCGTTTTGCGGCCGCGGCAGAAGAAGTATTCCACGGCTCGTGGACCGTGCGCAGTGTTGGAGCGTATGCCGCGGCCATCGGCGCTTATTGTGCAGGCCTGGCCCTGCGCCACGCGTGGGACGGCAACGAAGCAGACATTGCTTTTAACTGGCCCCTGCTGGGCGCGGACTTTTTGGGTTGGGGAGATATAAACCTATTAGTGCGCTTTGTGGAACAGGTGCTAGAGGTGCCCGCGGGCATTATTGGGGCCGTGCTCATTAGCCACATTCCGTGGATTGCAGAAGGCGTGAAGTTCGTCGGCCGGCACACGCTGCCGATTTATCTCTCGCACCCCATCGGCTTGACCGTGGGCTATGGGTACTACATGGCGCATCATGACTATGCTGTGTCTTTGGCCGGGTCGTGGCCGCTGGAAAATACGTGGTTCTGGATCGCCATGTGCTTTATCTTTACGGCCATTTCTTCCCTGGCGCTGTGGGCGCTGGGGAAGGTCCCTATCCTTGGCTGGACGCTGGTTCCGCCGCGGATCGGTAGGCGCCGCCCCGCCGTAGAGCCAATGGTAGCGAACAAGCAACCAACAACACGGTGA
- a CDS encoding glycosyltransferase family 4 protein: protein MARILLVTNDFPPKVGGIQSYLRDYLEALNPDDVVVFASTQEPPEDYDASVAYKVIRWPHRVMLPTPATMRRMQEIIRQEAIEVVWFGAAAPLALMGKAARQAGARRVVATTHGHEVGWSMVPLARQCLRLIGNNADVITYISDYTLRRLRGPFGPHPEWAHLPSGVSLDSLSPATPAQRAAAKAEFEVSGPTIVCISRLVPRKGQDQLLRAMPQVREEFPDAQLMLIGRGRYHDVLQELAEVYCPDAVIQPAPSIETALHAADIFAMPARTRGGGLDVEGLGIVYLEAQACGLPVVAGDSGGAPETITEETGIVVKGASVDELVEALKQLLRSPEMRDRMGQAGRRDVEKHWSWEIMGQRLRKLMA from the coding sequence GACGATGTCGTAGTATTCGCTTCGACCCAAGAGCCACCTGAGGACTATGACGCCTCTGTCGCCTACAAAGTCATTCGGTGGCCACACCGCGTGATGCTGCCCACCCCGGCCACCATGCGCCGCATGCAGGAAATCATCCGGCAAGAGGCCATTGAGGTTGTGTGGTTTGGTGCAGCGGCACCGCTGGCGCTGATGGGAAAAGCCGCGCGGCAGGCGGGGGCGCGCCGCGTGGTGGCAACGACGCATGGCCACGAGGTGGGGTGGTCTATGGTTCCACTGGCCCGGCAATGCCTGCGGCTGATTGGCAATAACGCCGATGTCATTACGTATATCTCGGATTACACTCTACGGCGCCTGCGCGGGCCGTTTGGTCCGCACCCGGAGTGGGCTCACCTGCCTTCTGGGGTCAGCCTAGATTCACTTTCCCCCGCAACCCCTGCGCAGCGCGCGGCCGCGAAAGCGGAGTTCGAGGTGAGCGGGCCAACCATCGTCTGTATTTCCAGGTTGGTCCCGCGCAAGGGGCAAGACCAATTATTGCGGGCGATGCCGCAGGTCAGAGAAGAATTCCCCGATGCGCAGCTAATGTTGATTGGTCGCGGGCGCTATCACGACGTACTGCAAGAATTGGCAGAGGTGTACTGTCCCGATGCAGTGATTCAGCCTGCCCCCAGCATTGAGACCGCGCTTCATGCCGCAGATATTTTTGCCATGCCGGCCCGCACCCGGGGCGGCGGCTTGGATGTGGAAGGCCTGGGCATCGTCTATCTGGAAGCACAAGCCTGCGGGCTGCCGGTCGTTGCCGGTGATTCTGGGGGAGCGCCGGAGACCATTACGGAAGAGACGGGGATCGTCGTCAAGGGCGCGTCCGTCGATGAGCTCGTGGAGGCCTTGAAGCAGCTCTTGCGCTCGCCAGAAATGCGTGATCGTATGGGGCAGGCGGGGCGCAGGGACGTTGAAAAGCACTGGAGCTGGGAGATCATGGGGCAGCGGCTGAGAAAGCTTATGGCTTGA
- a CDS encoding lysophospholipid acyltransferase family protein, which translates to MKNKWYWAFKHIFFGPALRVWNRPWSEGMEKIPAEGPAILVSNHQAVMDSFFFPLLCPRQITFLAKSEYFTTPGLVGGMQKWFFSSVGQVPIERDHESASQAMLETARKILGRGDLFGIYPEGTRSPDGRVYKGRTGMGRIAMETNQPVYPIAMINSRKANPIGSWIVRPAKVGVRVGDPIYPHDWAREHGLDPQQHETIRAFTDMVMGTLAELSGNPYVDVYAADVKESLKAGHGYPAGAEIKGR; encoded by the coding sequence ATGAAAAACAAATGGTACTGGGCGTTTAAGCACATCTTTTTCGGGCCCGCCCTGCGTGTATGGAACCGCCCTTGGTCAGAAGGAATGGAAAAAATCCCTGCTGAAGGTCCCGCGATTTTGGTATCCAACCATCAAGCGGTGATGGATTCCTTCTTCTTCCCCCTGCTGTGCCCGCGCCAAATTACTTTTTTGGCCAAGTCAGAGTACTTCACCACCCCCGGCCTCGTGGGCGGCATGCAGAAATGGTTTTTTAGCTCCGTCGGGCAAGTTCCCATTGAACGGGATCATGAATCAGCCAGCCAGGCCATGCTCGAGACCGCGCGAAAGATTTTGGGGCGCGGTGATCTCTTTGGTATCTACCCAGAGGGCACTCGGTCCCCAGATGGACGTGTGTACAAGGGGCGTACCGGGATGGGGCGCATTGCCATGGAGACCAATCAGCCGGTCTATCCCATCGCTATGATCAATTCCCGCAAGGCTAACCCGATCGGTTCGTGGATTGTCCGCCCCGCCAAGGTGGGAGTGCGAGTGGGAGACCCCATTTACCCGCATGACTGGGCGCGCGAACACGGCCTGGATCCGCAGCAGCACGAGACCATACGCGCGTTCACGGACATGGTCATGGGGACATTAGCCGAGCTCTCCGGCAACCCCTATGTGGATGTCTATGCGGCTGATGTAAAGGAATCATTAAAGGCCGGCCACGGGTACCCCGCCGGTGCGGAGATTAAAGGGAGGTAA
- a CDS encoding alpha-(1->6)-mannopyranosyltransferase A translates to MAKTYSLPVPRALPLGLVASCVLLFSSFSGGSTRNRGGVLEALNIGFFSYGHGRNLGLVLYWVGIFLLAAAWVLAGRMIIRRQLKNPRPEGGVRELRRILIAWVTPLLFAGPMASRDVYSYLMQGAMVRDGFDPYTEGAAINPGPFLLEVSQDWRNTTTPYGPLHLWIGKIVTTVVGDNVTAGIIIYKLLSLSGFVLIAWTVPRIARKLGADPAVALWIGVANPVIILHLIGGMHNESLMVGLVSLGLLAALHQRFHAALLLVGTAVAMKATAIFAAPFIVWLMLLRYAPKGSTAARTAVVFVCSGLIAAVEIIASVALITWASGTSWGWLSQVSGNSKVINPLAGPTLAADIIVPAVHIFDPDASYNAILGVLRTIAMVCMLIGLVIVWWLSRHTARDAIMGTAAAYQVAFVFNSVTLPWYYASIFTLMGTFRPPLWLLKFTSGVALFISLSFSGDGNHQLYNWFWVIGVIVLSWSATQWMFDGVSQKGPQLPKRWAKKQTPEPAE, encoded by the coding sequence GTGGCCAAAACCTACTCCTTGCCAGTCCCCCGCGCGCTCCCGCTGGGCCTCGTGGCCTCGTGTGTGCTCCTTTTCTCGTCCTTTTCCGGCGGCTCGACCCGCAATCGCGGCGGCGTGCTCGAAGCGCTCAATATCGGCTTCTTCTCCTATGGTCACGGGCGCAACCTTGGGTTGGTGCTGTATTGGGTGGGCATTTTCCTCCTCGCCGCCGCCTGGGTGCTTGCCGGGCGCATGATTATCCGCCGGCAGCTTAAAAACCCGCGCCCAGAGGGAGGGGTGCGCGAGCTACGACGCATCCTTATCGCTTGGGTCACCCCACTGCTTTTCGCCGGCCCCATGGCTTCTAGGGACGTGTATTCCTACCTCATGCAGGGCGCCATGGTCCGCGATGGGTTCGACCCTTATACCGAGGGCGCCGCCATCAACCCCGGCCCCTTCCTGCTGGAGGTCTCCCAAGACTGGCGCAATACCACCACCCCGTACGGTCCGCTGCACCTGTGGATAGGCAAGATCGTGACCACCGTTGTGGGCGATAACGTCACCGCCGGGATCATCATCTATAAGCTGCTTTCGCTCTCGGGCTTTGTCCTCATTGCGTGGACGGTCCCGCGCATCGCCAGAAAGCTCGGCGCGGACCCGGCGGTCGCGCTGTGGATTGGCGTTGCCAACCCGGTCATCATCTTGCACCTCATTGGCGGCATGCATAATGAATCCCTCATGGTCGGCCTGGTGTCCTTGGGGCTTTTGGCCGCGCTGCACCAGCGCTTCCACGCCGCGCTACTGCTAGTCGGCACGGCGGTGGCGATGAAGGCTACCGCGATCTTTGCAGCCCCCTTCATCGTCTGGCTGATGCTGCTCCGCTACGCGCCCAAGGGTTCTACCGCGGCGCGCACGGCGGTAGTTTTCGTCTGCTCAGGGCTCATCGCTGCCGTGGAAATCATCGCCTCCGTGGCGCTTATTACCTGGGCCTCCGGCACCTCATGGGGCTGGCTATCCCAGGTCAGCGGAAATTCTAAGGTGATTAACCCCTTGGCGGGCCCGACATTGGCCGCAGACATCATCGTCCCAGCGGTCCACATTTTTGACCCGGACGCATCCTATAACGCCATCCTGGGCGTCCTGCGCACCATCGCGATGGTGTGCATGCTCATCGGGCTGGTCATCGTGTGGTGGCTAAGCCGGCACACGGCCCGCGATGCGATTATGGGCACCGCGGCGGCCTACCAGGTTGCCTTCGTCTTCAACTCGGTGACCCTGCCGTGGTACTACGCCTCCATCTTTACGCTCATGGGCACCTTCCGCCCGCCGCTGTGGCTGCTGAAGTTTACCTCTGGCGTAGCGCTATTTATCAGCTTGAGCTTTTCCGGCGATGGCAACCACCAGCTCTATAACTGGTTCTGGGTCATTGGCGTCATCGTTTTGTCCTGGTCCGCAACGCAGTGGATGTTCGATGGCGTGAGCCAAAAAGGCCCTCAACTCCCCAAGCGCTGGGCTAAAAAGCAGACGCCTGAGCCCGCCGAATGA